A window of the Paraburkholderia sp. ZP32-5 genome harbors these coding sequences:
- a CDS encoding TauD/TfdA dioxygenase family protein, which translates to MESHPDSIERLPNRPDEEFSVTTTVFTTRGTPATPATSAAIRAHTTQRIEIRALDAPLGAEVLGLDLGQPLADEDFARIHRAHLDYHVLVFRDQRITPDQQIAFSRRFGPLQIHVLHQFQLPGYPEVLVVSNIVESGQPIGLGDAGHFWHSDLSYKEKPSLGSLLHAQELPAEGGDTLFANMHLAWDTLPAHLRNAVEGRAAEHTYLAKYAELQKRSPWRPNLSAEQIAQVKPVVHPIVRTHPETGRKALFVGEHFTTRVIGVPEDESHALLAELFAHSVRPEHLYRHRWAAHDMVFWDNRSLMHLAAGTPDHLRRKLYRTTIEGDVPF; encoded by the coding sequence ATGGAGAGCCACCCGGATTCCATCGAGCGCCTGCCGAACCGTCCCGACGAAGAGTTCTCTGTGACGACTACCGTATTCACCACGCGCGGCACGCCCGCTACCCCCGCGACCAGCGCCGCTATCCGCGCTCATACCACGCAGCGTATCGAGATTCGCGCGCTCGACGCGCCGCTCGGTGCCGAAGTGCTGGGCCTCGATCTCGGCCAGCCGCTCGCTGACGAAGATTTTGCCCGCATCCACCGCGCGCATCTCGACTATCACGTGCTGGTGTTCCGCGATCAGCGCATCACGCCGGATCAACAGATCGCGTTCAGCCGCCGCTTCGGCCCATTGCAGATTCACGTGTTGCATCAGTTTCAGCTGCCTGGCTATCCCGAGGTGCTAGTGGTGTCGAACATCGTCGAAAGCGGTCAGCCGATCGGTCTCGGTGACGCCGGTCACTTCTGGCATTCCGATCTGTCCTACAAGGAAAAGCCGAGCTTGGGTTCGTTGCTGCATGCGCAGGAATTGCCCGCCGAGGGCGGCGATACGCTGTTCGCGAACATGCACCTCGCGTGGGACACGTTGCCCGCGCATTTGCGCAACGCGGTCGAAGGCCGCGCCGCGGAACACACCTATCTGGCGAAATATGCGGAGTTGCAGAAGCGCAGCCCGTGGCGCCCGAATCTGTCGGCCGAGCAGATCGCACAGGTGAAGCCGGTCGTGCATCCGATCGTGCGCACGCATCCGGAAACCGGGCGCAAGGCACTATTCGTCGGCGAGCATTTCACCACGCGCGTGATCGGTGTGCCGGAAGACGAAAGCCATGCGTTGCTTGCGGAGCTGTTCGCGCATAGCGTGCGGCCCGAGCATCTGTACCGGCATCGCTGGGCCGCGCACGACATGGTGTTCTGGGATAACCGCTCGTTGATGCATCTCGCCGCCGGCACGCCCGATCATCTGCGCCGCAAGCTTTATCGCACGACGATCGAAGGCGACGTGCCGTTCTGA